aatattatgtgaatttccAGCGGCCACGTTAATAATTTCTGTCGTCATAAGCTTAGTAGTAGAGTAGAGCAATATAGAAGCGAAACTCGATCAGCGGATCGGGGTTCTGTTTCCCATACGAACCTCCGAAAAACACGGAAACGTTTCCGCGCACCAACATGATGTTTGACCCAAGGTCTCCCGTATCGTGTAATCGGGGGATACGTAACGCGGGGTCGGCTTGTTAAAAGTCGCGCCTACAACTTACTGTAAGTCATTCGCTGATAGCGAGAGGATCGACGATAAACGGTCGGTGATAAGGCCTACCACTTTGGCGGTATTCTGTCAAAGGCGGGAATGTTTGAAAACCATGTTTGCGTGTGTATTAATGAATTTGAGTGATGATCCTGTGgcattattatgactatatgaaaattttttgcaaaaatgaaaaaaaaaatgatggtcAAAAGTGTAAGGTGTAATGCTGTGttcgaatgaataataaaaatataaaatatcgatataatatgtcaattcaaTAAATCAGCCGTGCGATATCGTCACCCGCATGGGTTACCTGCCTTGACTCTTGTTATTGTCGCCGCTCTAAGACTGCGCCGACGACCCGACGTCCGACTATAACCGTTATTAAACATCCGACAGCCGTGAATAACAGAAAACACGTgagtatacaatttagtattaatttaatttgttgcttTTTAAAACATTGACCGCAGATCGTAGGTATTAATCAATCAATGTAATGTAACACATGCTTTCCGTTcaacgaatttaatattttatcataccatCGACTTAATAATACCGACAGATcacttattgtttgttttactaTACACTTTCTTTATTGCTTTTTATTTGTCAACTTCAGAATGAGTAACAAAGTCTAAAACATTAACGGCAATTGCCAAGCGTACATCAGGGCCTTGTTTTTTTAACACGTTCAACGcggatcgtatataataatttattaatttaaataataaaataataatataaatttgcgaAGAAAATCGAGCCTTAGTTTTGTCTGCAACACATGCTATCtgtgaaactaaatattttttctattttttgtttttgtttttaacacggtcaCCGCCGATCGTATTTACCAATTAATTTGAACGCTGGCTTAGTTTTAGTGTGCACCATATTATGCATTTCGTTAgacaaattgaatattttataatgccacaaacataataatgcaGACCAATCAATTGTTCTTTTCAACTgtcttattaaatttagaatgagCCTCTTCAATATAAGCCACAGCTGCACAGTTTATGTGAACCACGGGCAAGACCGCGCTCAGCGTaagtataaatttgtataagatcattggttaatatattatatattatctacccgtttcagaatgttataactgttatgtatattatgtatataattgtaatttatattgtagccaAGCCCAGAGGTGGCCCGTTGAAAgggggcggtggtggtggtgatagcgatggcggtggtggtggaggtCGCGACCGAAGTAAGCATACATTTGTATAAGACtattggttaatatatatatattgtatacaataattagaaACGATTAAAATGATATCTACCCGTTTCAGAATGCTATAACTGTGGTAAACAGGGACATTTGTCCCGGGATTGCGGTGAGTGTTTACTTTACATATTCCTTAATAAcagtcttaatattatgtatataattgtaatttatattgtagccaAGTCCAGAGGTGGCCCGTCCAAAaggggcggtggcggtggcggtggcggtggcaaAGGTCGTGATAGTGGTAGGCGGAGGGGTGGTGATGGTGGTAGGCGGCGGCCGTCGTCAagcgtaaggatatattagtatatttaaaaagacattcaagttttcgaaatcaaaaaatctaattaaacaaattattttcaggacgGTCTACTGAAAACGGCCTCGCCGCGGCCGAAGAAGGTAaggatatatatttagtataattaaaaaaagcgttcaagttttcgaaattgataaatctaattaaacaaatttttcaggACCGTAGGCAGACGGAAAGTCGGAGGCCGCCGAACGTaatgatatattagtatatttaaaataattatcaagtttttgaaatttataaatctaattaaacaaattattttcaggaggccagcagtagtcgaccagcagacgtaaggatatattagtataataaaaaaaagctattgagtttttgaaatttataaatctaattaaaccaattattttcaggaggccagcagtagtcgaccagcagacgtaaggatatattagtatattaaaaaaaagctattgagtttttgaaatttataaatctaattaaacaaattattttcaggaggccagcagtagtcgaccagcagacgtaaggatatattagtatattaaaaaaaagctattgagtttttgaaatttataaatctaattaaacaaatttttcaggACCTCAATCAGACCGCCGAAACTGCGCAGCCGCCaaacgtaaggatatattagtatataatatatttaagaaaacttCAAGTTTTGTCTaatcaaacacattattttcAGGAGCTCTACGTCACAGCAAGGGAGACGCCACCGAGCCCACCGCCAAACGTcgtaaggatataatataaatactttagtttttgaaattaataattctaatcaAACATATCATTTTCAGGTACCGATAGCAGACACCCAATAAGTGAGTTTTTAACAGGAACATTTTTTCTCAACAAAAATTTTTCTAtgtttatttgttatgtttttttcagatgatcaataaaataatgacatttatgacaaaaacatgactatatcatttaaaattatattttattttccttttccTCTCCTactggatatttttaaattactatgtgTGTACTTTCGGTACAGTATgaaggatttttttaaatttctattagttaccaaaaacataatatagttcatactattacaacacaataaattatgtgtgGTGTGTGGATCAAATAAgagttataaatagttataatggtTGTCAGGATGTCAGTGAAGTTAAtgacattaggtaggtattgcaTGGGATGTCTAAAGATTTgcatgtaacaaaattaaagattttagaATCAATATACTACAATGAGTAAAACAAATACAacctaaattgtataaatatttccattgttaaagtaatttaatttcatgtgtaataataatataaaactaataaaaactaataaaaaagtaaataatataatatgtgtttccgTCTCATCCGAGAGTTACTTTTCATAGCAATTGATCCAgtggcaaaataaattatatcaattcacGGTGACCTAGTATGTAGTAgcacactacataatattaaagtttttagtgaataaaatagtatcatcaatggtgttttattatgtaaaacaaattatgtaaaaaataatttacagcaaTTTGCAGTGTTGTAGCGTGTACAAAATGTTGCATTACacattatcttatataataaattataaattaaatattgttattaagatatccaattgtgtgtatagtatcaatggttttttaaattgttattttagttatattagttaggttaggttctacTCATGTACCAAATAGGACAAAACTGTTGTGCTTATtaatttactgtattttaaaaaaaattgttattgaacaAATGGTGtttaacacaaaacaaatactCTTTTACTGagcaaaacaattaatacaatgtcaattatataaatattgaaataattacatttatatatagtaagtaaatagtaataaaatctaattatatagTATCTAATAGTAATGAAATCTCAATCAtgagtaaaacaattaataaaaatatgtcaatacgttaatacaattaagtaatgTCTCaaccattaatacaatataaatcaatcaAGTAGTTCAGCGAAATacagtgtacaaaatattaaaaatattgtgagtaCAGTGAAATTGACTGATTAATGTCAATAGCATATATatgattacataaaaacaaaggagaaccattaatacaatataaattaatactacttAAGaaagaaatacaacaataaaatggtgtaataaatattgGGAACATagtgaaattaacttattaatgttatttatacatcatataatataggtacattagaatcttaatgtgtgaaataaaatacaacatttaaattaaattgtctgtaCTATCTGTACTATATCATACTATTCAATAGGATGTggtacaatacaaataacacaGACATTACATACATTGTTTGACATTAGTTACGAATTCACATTATAGTGAATTCGCATCCAGAGAGAACCACTAGGAGGTTGTCAAACTTTCTCTCCGTTTAGCCCGAAGGCAAGGTCCACGAAGTACCTCCACACAGACCACGTAGAACAGCGGTGtaacgtattatttttgaaaaatatgtcacacatgttaggtttaaagtcacctagactatcatcatcatctttgaCCATCGGGCGCATGTAGAACACATACCACGTAGAACAGCGgtgtaacgtattatgtttgaaaaatatgttacacGTGTTAGGTTTAAAGTCACCTAGACTATCAGCAGGCgtcacctaattataatatacttaccattGTCACCACTCGTTGCATTACAGAACTTCCCTGTACACTATGTTCTTGGTGACGAATCGGCCGCTGTCATCGGCGTACATGCCGACTCTCACGGACTGTGCGTTTCTCACCCTCGAAAACGCTACGTACAGCTGCCCGTGCGTGAACACAGGCGACGTCAGTAGCAAACCTACCCTGTAGAACGTCTGACCCTGCGACTTGTTGATAGTCATGGCGAACGACAATCTCACCGGGAATTGAAGGCGCCGCAGTAAGATGGGCAGGTCGTCCTCACCGCTGGACGTGAGCGGTATCTTGGGCACGACGATGTCGTCGTCCTGTGCTTCACCACCCAAAATCCTAGCCTTGAAATTGTGACGCCGCAGTTCGGTGACCACCAACCTCGTACCGTTGCACAGTCGTCTCCTCAGATCGAGATTTCTGAGCAACATCACGATGCACCCCACCTTCAACGTCAGCCGGTACGGCGGCAGGCCGTCCGGTTCCAAGCTGTTGAGGAACTCCGTGGGAAAATTGGCCACTTCGTCGGGATCGTCCGCCATCATGGTGTTGACGGCGGTGTAGCTCATCTGAGCACCGTCGACGCGCTCCAGCACGTCCCTGTTGACACCTCTACAGTCTTCGTTTGTGGGACACACAACGATTCTCCGAGCGAATTCGTCGACGTTGGCCAACGACATTTGCTGCGGGTACACGAAATCGATCAAATCATCAACGTCGCATACCATTTGCCGCGGGATTTGCACGGTGTTCGGAACGCCGTCGACCGCGGGCAGTCGGCCGTTGCCGAGCTCAAGCAACCAAGTCGCAAAGTCCGCGTCGTGGTCCGCGCGCATGTTCTGGACCAGATTGAAGCGCTCCATGACGCGCCAAAGACCGTTTTCCTTGATCGACGACATGACGATCTCGGCTCTCGTCCCTCTCCGGACCACGGGCAATATCTGCCTGAAGTCGCCGGCGAACAGCATGGTTTTACCGCCGAACGGTAATTCCGATGCCATGACGTCCCTGAGCAGGCGGTCCACCACCGTCAGTTGCAGTCCCGGCGACATTGGGGCTTCGTCCCAGACGATGAGCGCCGCGTTGCGTATCTTCTGCGCTCGCTCGGACTGCATGGTGACGCTGGACGTCGAGTCTTCGGTCACCGTGCCGAAAGGCAGTCCGAACGTCGAGTGTACGGTCATGCCGCCGTCCATGAGCGACGCGGCGATACTGGTGAACGCCACGCACAACACCTCCCGCTGCGGAGGTCGGTGCCGAAGCGCCCATATCAGGCATCCGTACAGCGTCGTTTTTCCGGTACCCCCGGGTCCGTCGACGAAGAAAGTTTTCGCCACCTCGCGTTGGTCGTCGACGGCCGCCATCACGCGGTCGTACACCGTTCGCTGTTCGGCGTTCAAGGCGTCTACTTGTGGGGCCCACCGTGCCGCCACGTCTATTGCCCGGAACAGCGCGTCGTCCTGCAGCGGTTCCAGTAGACGGGGGTCGGCGAGGGGCAGACTGTAGTCGCCCGGCGATTTCCGGTGTACACGAAGTAGATCCTCGATGGCCGCCAGACACGCGGCCCTCGCGCGGTCGACGTCTTGGAGACGGCGGTTGAAGTCCTCCATCATGTTTGCTTCGTTCGCCTCGTACAACGCCAGCGGGTTTGAGGGCTCGCAGAACACCAGTATAGTGACGAACAGATACCGCAGCTGCCGCGGTGTGTCCAACGTCGCCGATTCCGTCAAGCAATCCCGCCACGCTCGGTCGTCTTCCAATAATCCGAGTGCAACGGCAGCCGCCGTGAATGTTTCGTGAACGACCCCGTCCACCGTCCTTATGTCTTGAAAGGACTTCGGGCCTCTTCGGTTCAGAAGTAGCAATCTCAGGTGGAAACGGTCCCGGTCCAGTGGGTTTACTATGTACATCCGAGCCAACGTAACGTTTGCCATCCGAATCCGCCGCGGCAACCATTGGGTGACATTTCTTACGAGTGCGTTTTCTTGATTACGTGGCATCTGCCAGGTGTAATGCGTCGGTATTTCTTGGTACAAGTATTGTCGAGCATTCACGTCTGTTGTGTTGAGCGCGAAGAACTGCGTGAGTTTCGTACTACGCACAGCTTGGTTCTGTAGCCGTTCTTCTGCTTGGCCCGGCGCAAAGTACACGTTCTGACGACCCTCCAGGTGGACAGGAAGTCTGACGACCTTGTGACTCTTGCCGTGCAATTTGTACGAAAACAACCGCCAGATGCCTTCTGGTGGGCTGACATATCTTGAGTTTAcgtaactgaaaattaatattgaaaagatAACTAACAATGGCTCTATAGATGATACCGTCTGGTGTTGTGATTGgtattattatgtgcatatgACGAAGAATCCCTACAACTGTTgaacgatatattatgatgttttgataaataaatgtcGTGAAATGTCAACTCGAGTAgctaaatataatcatagtgGACGTCTAGTGAatgttatgaattaatttatataagtatacaatttaatctataatttacagagttggtattagtatattagtagtatattagGTGATCAAGGTGATAGCAGTGTACAATCGGTGTATTTAATTCGATTTATATTCgaattacacataaaatattcaaaatttaaattattattattattattattattatattatattatattgtatcaggTGGAGtacattataactgtataatattatttaagaatggcAAAGCTGtaggaattttaatttatgccaACGAAAATAACAACCATAAAAGCGTGTTTCACATTGCCGAGGTGTTGAAGTTTACAATTTGAGGCAGTATATTATGTGATCACGGTTAAACTTAGATCAggttataaaccaaaatttatatctattaggtatattagttaATTGGTGTAATTAATGTCATTGATGTTTAGTTCTCTATGcaatgtaatgtgtataaacaacttgaatgaaataaaataacaaatttaatgtaataataataatacctaaagaacacacattaaatgttaagtacataatatagctagtatacaatagtaaaaaaaactaaaagttatcgGTAAACGATTACAACTAccctaaaaacctaaaaaatagtgagtaaaataattcatacgCACTGGACACACTGCTAAAAATGacatatgcataaaatattgttatatgctaataatgatggaatggtaataattttcaatgtaatacctataataaaaatctaacaataataatgtacaccacC
This genomic window from Metopolophium dirhodum isolate CAU chromosome 1, ASM1992520v1, whole genome shotgun sequence contains:
- the LOC132932884 gene encoding uncharacterized protein LOC132932884: MEGVEVVEDVEFVEVQMDGGDDVEVVEVQMDGGDDVEVVEVQMDEVQAELEFVDMLDELQPDVDEEFRPLAVGEQPRGRAPIIDRQASVTHPLPEQHNAGALNRICTQCNARHFEGEVVGRDANRHFSTCCNNGQVTAAGQHALLPAPFLLMSLLVGDSQDGRRFRDDIRRYNNALAFAAFSCGTDDRRLRGRGPRTMCIQGQTYQRINNDVAVDRVDANYCQLYFLESAEANARRVGMALQRNHRELSVVVMGLLDGFLRDVNPNMREVWLAERDLADADPAGVRPRPVTMHFVRDAARDDGRNNLPTANEVAAVFVGEGGRPPRDINLVIYDTNPITPQHRMQTIPVGSCHSDPMLYPLFFPYGEAGWHNGMLQAGNRRNNVRNRNSIRAFASYRLAVRYQGNNDQRHELFSLLHQGRFLLQMYVCDQYVRMESNNLNYIRLHQRDLLAEVYQGLMDHVNQQLHVDPMAVGRRVILPSTFTGSDRFNKMNYQDAITIVRTKGKPDLFITFTCNPRWPEITENLAAHSTASDRPDLVARVFNRKLQELIVDITVNRVFGNVGAYVYTIEFQKRGLPHAHILIILAEDCKFRTAKDVDDVVCAFLPDPAIDRRLHDCVKSHMIHGPCGTVNPQCPCMVDNKCSKDFPKAYAEETVYVADGGYPKYRRPDDGRVVLVRGREVGNECVVPYNPYLLAKYDAHINVEICTSIKSVMYIYKYIYKGHDRVTLEVQDQDEIANYVNSRYVSPPEGIWRLFSYKLHGKSHKVVRLPVHLEGRQNVYFAPGQAEERLQNQAVRSTKLTQFFALNTTDVNARQYLYQEIPTHYTWQMPRNQENALVRNVTQWLPRRIRMANVTLARMYIVNPLDRDRFHLRLLLLNRRGPKSFQDIRTVDGVVHETFTAAAVALGLLEDDRAWRDCLTESATLDTPRQLRYLFVTILVFCEPSNPLALYEANEANMMEDFNRRLQDVDRARAACLAAIEDLLRVHRKSPGDYSLPLADPRLLEPLQDDALFRAIDVAARWAPQVDALNAEQRTVYDRVMAAVDDQREVAKTFFVDGPGGTGKTTLYGCLIWALRHRPPQREVLCVAFTSIAASLMDGGMTVHSTFGLPFGTVTEDSTSSVTMQSERAQKIRNAALIVWDEAPMSPGLQLTVVDRLLRDVMASELPFGGKTMLFAGDFRQILPVVRRGTRAEIVMSSIKENGLWRVMERFNLVQNMRADHDADFATWLLELGNGRLPAVDGVPNTVQIPRQMVCDVDDLIDFVYPQQMSLANVDEFARRIVVCPTNEDCRGVNRDVLERVDGAQMSYTAVNTMMADDPDEVANFPTEFLNSLEPDGLPPYRLTLKVGCIVMLLRNLDLRRRLCNGTRLVVTELRRHNFKARILGGEAQDDDIVVPKIPLTSSGEDDLPILLRRLQFPVRLSFAMTINKSQGQTFYRVGLLLTSPVFTHGQLYVAFSRVRNAQSVRVGMYADDSGRFVTKNIVYREVL